Genomic window (Anaerolineae bacterium):
AGATTTGCGACATCAACACCGGCCAGCCTCTGCCCCCAGGCGAAGTGGGCGAGGTGGTCGTCACGCTGTTACACCGCGAGTACGCGCTGGTACGCTTCGGCACCGGGGACCTCTCGGCCCTCCATACCGAACCGTGCACCTGTGGCCGTTCCACGCCTCGCCTGGTCGGCTGGCTGGGCCGTGTGGGCGATGCCGTCAAAGTGCGCGGGATGTTCCTGCATCCCCGACAGTTGCGCGAGATGATGGTCCGGTTCCCCGAAGTAGAGCGCTGGCAGGCCGTGGTGACCCGACACGATCACAAAGACGAGTTAACGCTGGAAGTCGTGGCCCCCGAGGCGCCCCCCGATTTGGAGGAACGCCTGAAACACACGGCGCGCGAGGCCATCAAATTCCGCCTGCAGGTTCGACGGGTGGATCACTTACCCCCTGATGCCCCTCCCATCCGCGACGAGCGCACCTGGGAGTGACCCTCCAGGCATGGCAACCTTTCTCCCGGCAAACCATCCGGCCCTGTCGCATTTCTCCTCGACAGGGCCGGATGGTTTATCGCTGGTTCAGCCCCCAAATCAACCGCAGGCCATCCAGGGTAAGCCAGGGGTTGATGATGTCGATCACCTCGGTTTCCTGGGCGATGATCTCGGCCAGCCCTCCGGTAGCGATGACTTTCATCTCCGGCCCCAACTCGGCCCGGAAACGGGCCACCATCCCCTCCACCAGGCCCACATACCCAAAAAGCAGCCCCGACTGCATGGCGTGCACCGTGTTCCGGCCAATCGACGAAGGAGGACGGCGCAACTCAATGCGCGGCAATTTGGCTGCCCGGCGGAAGAGGGCCTCGGCTGCGATGCCGATTCCCGGAGCAATGGCCCCGCCCAGGTAGTCCCCCTCGGCCGAAATGGCATCAAACGTGGTAGCCGTGCCGAAATCCACCACGCAGGCCGGGCCGCCATAGAGGTGTTGCACCGCCACCGCATCGGCCACCCGGTCGGCGCCCACGGCGCGGGGGTCTTCATAAAGAAGGCGCACCCCTGTCCGCACCCCCGCCTCCACCACCAGGGGGTCGTGTTCCAGATAGCGCCGGCAGGCTTCCACGATTTTGTCCGTCAAAGGCGGCACCACCGAGGCCAGACAGATCCCTTCCAAATCGGAAGGCGAAACTCCCACATGGGACAAGAACCCCAAAAACTGCAGCCCGAACTCATCCGGCATTCGCTCGTGGGCCGTGGCTATTCGCCACCGAGGGCCTAAAGTCTCGCTCTGGTACAGCCCCAAGGTGATGTTGGTGTTTCCTACATCAATGGTGAGCAACATCATTCCCCTCCCTATGCGAACTCCGCCAGCCCCGCCGGCAAGGTCATGCCTGGAGGAATGTACGGCGGAAACGTATCACGGCCCAGCCCCAGAAGCATGTTATCGATGAGGCGCGTCTGGCCCACGAACACCGCCATCGAGAGCAAAGCCCGCTTCACCGGACCGTGCAGTTCCGCCAAAGTCTCCGGGTCGGCGCAAGAGACATATTGCAACCGGGCCAACGGTTCAGCCTCCATGGTTTCCCGCATCATGCGGCGCAGCGTCTCGGCCTCACGTTCACCAGCCTCGAAGGTCTCGCGGGCTGTGCGGAGAGCACGATAGAGCACCGTGGCAGCCTGCCGCTCCCGAGGGCCGAGATAAGTGTTCCGGCTGGACATGGCCAGGCCATCGGGCTCCCGCACAATGGGACACACCACAATGCCGATGGGCAGGCTGAGATCCCGCGTCATTTGCTGAATCACCCTGGCCTGCTGCGCGTCCTTTTGGCCGAAGAAGGCCCACTGGGGCCGCACGGCGTTGAACAACTTGGCCACCACCGTAGTCACCCCCCGGAAGTGTCCCGGACGCCGGCCCCCTTCCAGCGGTTTGGTGATTTCCTCCACCGTGACCCAGGTTTGATATCCCTCGGGGTACATGACCTCAGCCGTGGGCGTCCAGACCAGGTCCACGCCCTCAGCTTCCAACAGCGCCAGATCCCGCTCCAGATCACGGGGATATTTGTCCAAATCCTCATTGGGTCCGAATTGCGTAGGGTTGACGAAAATGCTCACCGCTACGCTGCGGCAGCCCTTCCTGGCGTAACGCACCAAAGAGAGATGCCCTTCGTGAAGATACCCCATGGTGGGCACAAAGCCCACCGGTTCGGGAAGCCGCGCCCGCGCGGCCCAGAGTTCATCCAGTGTCGTGACCACCTGCATAAAAGCCTCCTTTTTCAGAGAACAACCCATCGCGGCTGGTATAATAAAAGTGGTGTTTTCCACGAGGCCATCTGCCCGTCCTTCAAGGGCTGTTCGGCGGTGGATTAAGGAGTCGTGTTCATGCCCATCAGTACCACATTGATTCGCAAACTGAGCGACCTGGACCCGGCGTTACGGGAGGTCATCCTTTTGCTGCTCGAAGAGGTTGAGCGGCAAAGAGGGCAGTTGGCACAACAAGTCACGCAGAAAGAATTCCTCGAACTCAAAGAGGTCGTAGCCGGGCTGGCCCGAACGATGGCCGAACTGGCCGAGGCCCAGAAGCGCACGGAAGAGCGCCTCACACGGCTGGAAGTCACCGTGGCCGAACTGGCCGAGGCCCAGAAGCGCACCGAGAAACGGCTCAACGAACTGATCGAAGCCCAGAAACACACCGAGGAGCGCCTCACACGGCTGGAAGCCACCGTGGCCGAACTGGCCGAGGCCCAGAAGCGCACGGAAGAATCTCTGAACCAGTTGGCCACCGCCCACCAGGTGACCCGCGAGCGCCTGGAAGGCATCTCCAACGCAGTGGGCTATACCCTGGAAGACCGCGCCTTGCGCTCCCTGCCTCAACGCCTGCTCCAGGAAGGTGTCGAGGTGCAGGAGCCCTTGGTGCGCAAGTACATTCGCCTTCGCAACAAAGAACGCCAGGTCAACATCTACGGCCTCGGCAAACGCAACGGGCAAGAGGTGCTGATTATGGGCGAGGCCAAGGTGCGGCCTTCACGCAAAGAGGTGGAACGCTTCCTACGTCTGGCCCACCGCCTTGCCGAGGAAGAAGGGCGGGAACTCTTCCTGGTTTTCGTGGCCTACGACTTCCCACCTGCCATGGAAGCCTACCTGCGCGACCGGGGCATCCTGCCTGTATGGTCCTACGAACTGAGCCTGTGAACGAAAGGGACGCCATCCTGGGGTCTGACCGCTGGTCAGGCCCCGTTTTTTTTGTGCGCCGACGGCGCCGCCTGGCGTCGCCGCTCCACCTTCTCCTTCACCATTTCCCATAAGGCCTGGTTGACGGGGGTGGACACGCCCACCTGACGGCCAAAACGCACCACCGCGCCGCTGATGGCGTCGATTTCGGTGGGAGCCCCTCGGCGCAAATCCTGGAGCATGGAAGAAAGATTGCGGGCCGTGCGCCGGGCCACCTCCTCGGCGGCATCGGCCGCATCGGGGAAGGGCAACCGCACGCCCAGCGCTCCGGCCACCGCCTGCACCTCCCAGGCGGCACGGCGGAGGAAAAGGCGCGCCGCCGCGTTGGCCACCAGGGCCCCGTTGGGCACCTCCAGCAACGTGGTCAAGGGGTTGATGGCCGCATTGACGGCCAGTTTGCCCCAGATCAGCCCCTGCACATCCGGGGACACCTCCACGCTAAAGCCCGCACGCTGCAACCACCGCACCACAGGCTCCAGCCGGGGATGTTCGCCCAGGTGAATCACGCCCTCGCCGCCAGGGCGCACCACCCCAGGGGCCACCAGCGTGGCGCCGGTGGTAGTCACGCCTACGGCCACCCGTTCCCGCCCCAACGCCCCGGCCAGGGTCTCCACATTCCCCAACCCGTTTTGCAGGGTGAGGGCCACACCCTCGGCCGCCAGGCAGGCCTGCAGATGTCGGGCGGCACGGGCGGTCTGCCAGGCTTTGACCAAAACCAGGGCAAAACGCACCTGGCCTACCTCCTCAGGCCGGGTCGCCACCCGCACCGAAAAGGCCCGCGCCTCGGCCTCCCCCTCCACCCACAAACGGGCGCCATGCCGACGCAGCGCCTCTACTCCCTCGGGCCAGGAGCCCAACAAGGTCATTTCCACGCCCGCCGCGCGCAGCCGGGCGGCGAATAGTGTGGCCAGCGCCCCGGTGCCGACGATAAGGAGAGAAAAGGAGGGAGAGGTCATAGGCAGGTTGCAGGTTGCAGGTTAGAGGTTGCAGGATACAGGATGCAGGTTATCGGTGCTTGCGGCGGTAGGTGGTGTGGACGGCGGTGAGCATGGCGATCAGCCGAGTCAGGATGTCCAGTCGGGCAGCCAGGGTGGCTTGGGGGAGCAAGCGGCGCAGGCGAAAGTACCAGCCTCGTGTTTCGCGGCATTCGCCCAACGCGATGCGGAGTACCCGTTGCCCGTCGGCGGAGTCAATGCCCCGGCCAAAGGCTTCTTCCAGATTGGCCGTCACGCTTCCCGCGCTGCGGATCAGTTGCCGGGCGATTTCCTTGCCACGCAGGTCGCGCCGGATATGCTCGATATCGTCCCAGACCAGTTCGTAAAGGAAAAGGGCCAGCCGGTAATACTCTGCCCGCCATAGGGGATCGTTGCGGATGGATGGAGGCACACTCTCTTGCCAGCGGGCGAAGTCGTCTTCCCAGGACATGGGGACTCCTTGGGAGATAGGTTGCGATATAGGTTGCAGGATATAGGGGCAGGTTGCATCCTGCAGCCTATATCCTGCATCTTGCATCATGTGTCTTGCATCATGTGTCTTGCATCATGCATCTCGTATCATGCATCCTGCAGCATTTCCATCAGCCGTTCCCATTCTTCCGCCTTCATCTCCACGCTGTGCTCCGGGCCGGGGAAGCGACGCTGTTCCACATCTTCTTTGAAGGCCACCAGGGCGTCATGGACAACCGCATGGAGTTGAGCATACTGCTTGACGAACCGAGGTGTGAAGCGGTCGAACAGCCCCAGCAGGTCGTGGAACACCAACACCTGTCCGTCACAATGGGGCCCGGCACCAATCCCAACGGTGGGGATCTCCAGTTTTTCCGTGATCAGTTGGGCCAATTGGGCCGGCACTGATTCCAGGACCAGGGAGAAGCACCCGGCGTCCTGCAAAATGAGGGCATCCTCGAGTAATTTTTTGGCCGCCTGGGCCGTCTTCCCTTGAGCGCGGAAGCCACCCAGTTGGTGCACGCTTTGCGGGGTCAGGCCAATGTGCCCCATCACAGGGATCCCCGCGCCGACGATGGCGCGAATGGTCTCCGCCCGCTCCCGGCCCCCTTCCAGTTTGACCGCGTCCATCCCGGCCTCTTGCAGAAAGCGCCCTGCGTTGCGCACGGCCTCTTCCATCGAAACCTGGTAGGACATAAAGGGCATATCCCCGACCAGGAGCGGATACCTGGCCCCCCGTGCCACTGCCCTGGCGTGGTGCAGCATATCCTCCATGGTCACGGGCAGCGTGGTCTCATAGCCCAACACCACCATGCCCAAAGAATCGCCCACCAGGATGACATCGATGCCTGCCCGATCCACGGCCACGGCGGAAGGGTAATCGTAAGCGGTCATCATGGTAATCGGCTCACCGCGGCGCTTCTTGGCCCGCAGCGTGCGCACCGTCACCTTTTTGCGCGCTGCAGCAGATTGGGATTGAATGGGTTCGGTGGTCACGGTTCCCTCCTGAGCGGATGAGATGGTAGGGACCGCCGATTGGACGCTCCACCCCCTAAAGTCATACCAAGTCCCTCAGGCGTTGCCCTTACTGGATTCGCCGGTCCGTCCCGTCCCCGCGGCGGGGTACAGGCGGCCCGGATATTATCCCCAAAAACCGGGAAAATGTAAAGCGCCGCGGCTACTGCGGCGGGTTGTCCAGACGCAGGCCATGCCCCCGCACACTGACGATGTAAGCGTGGGTGGGGTTGGCCTCGGCCAGTCGATCTCGCAGGCGGCGCACCAAAGCATCCAGAGCCTGGGCGCTCACCCCCACCGCTTCCTCGCCCCACACCGCGCGAATCAAATCGTCGCGGGGTACCACCTCCCCGGGGCGCTCGTACAACGCCTGCAGCAAACGAAACTGCGCTACGGAAAGCGGCGGCATCACTTCCCGCCCACCGATCCAAACCCGCCGCGAGGCCGGGTCCAAACGCAAACGCCCCCACACCGGGGACACATCTTCCAACGGCAAGGTGGCTTCCGACGAGAGGAAGTAGAACTTCTGCGCCAGGGCAATCTGCACCTCATCCCCATCGCGCAGCAAGGTGGGCAGGGCGATGCGCTGCCCGTTGATGTAAGTGCCGTTCTTGCTGGCCAGGTCTTCCAGGAGAAAGCCCTCGGGGCTTTCGATCAGGCGCGCGTGGCGGCGGGAGACCTGCCGATCGGGAATCACAATATCGCAGTCCGGCGCCCGTCCAATGGTCATCGCGCCCTTCAAATACCAGCGCTGCCCGTCCAACCATCCTCCCTCGGCCAGGAGCAGGGCTCCCTGTTCCTCTGTCCGCTCCATCATGGGCGCCTCCTTCAGGCTGTGGCTCTATTATACTGCTCCTCCTGCATCCCACGCCCTCATCACCGGGGTGGAGTATAATCCTCACCAGGGAAATGGCCCCATGAGCGGATTGCTACCGGGAACGACTCTACGCGAACGCTACCGTATCCGCCAGGTCATCGGCCGTGGGGGGATGGGCAATGTGTATCTGGCCGAGGACCTGCGGCTTGCCGGACGGCTGTGCGCCGTGAAAGAAGTGGTGCACGATCCGGTGCTACCCGCTCATCTGATTGCCGAAGCCCGGGAGCAATTCTTCCGCGAGGCCACCGTGCTGGCCCACCTGGACCACCCCAACCTGCCCAAGGTGTCTGATTTCTTCTCCGAAGAAAATCGGGACTACCTGGTCATGGACTACATCCCGGGGAAAGATTTGCAAGCTCTGGTGGAAGAAATCCGCCACCAGGGGCGGTTTCTTCCCGAGAGCCAGGTGCTGGCCTGGGCAGCCCAAATCGCCGACGCCCTGGAGTACTTGCACGGCC
Coding sequences:
- a CDS encoding 2-dehydropantoate 2-reductase; the protein is MTSPSFSLLIVGTGALATLFAARLRAAGVEMTLLGSWPEGVEALRRHGARLWVEGEAEARAFSVRVATRPEEVGQVRFALVLVKAWQTARAARHLQACLAAEGVALTLQNGLGNVETLAGALGRERVAVGVTTTGATLVAPGVVRPGGEGVIHLGEHPRLEPVVRWLQRAGFSVEVSPDVQGLIWGKLAVNAAINPLTTLLEVPNGALVANAAARLFLRRAAWEVQAVAGALGVRLPFPDAADAAEEVARRTARNLSSMLQDLRRGAPTEIDAISGAVVRFGRQVGVSTPVNQALWEMVKEKVERRRQAAPSAHKKNGA
- a CDS encoding pantoate--beta-alanine ligase; translated protein: MQVVTTLDELWAARARLPEPVGFVPTMGYLHEGHLSLVRYARKGCRSVAVSIFVNPTQFGPNEDLDKYPRDLERDLALLEAEGVDLVWTPTAEVMYPEGYQTWVTVEEITKPLEGGRRPGHFRGVTTVVAKLFNAVRPQWAFFGQKDAQQARVIQQMTRDLSLPIGIVVCPIVREPDGLAMSSRNTYLGPRERQAATVLYRALRTARETFEAGEREAETLRRMMRETMEAEPLARLQYVSCADPETLAELHGPVKRALLSMAVFVGQTRLIDNMLLGLGRDTFPPYIPPGMTLPAGLAEFA
- a CDS encoding chordopoxvirus fusion protein, which encodes MPISTTLIRKLSDLDPALREVILLLLEEVERQRGQLAQQVTQKEFLELKEVVAGLARTMAELAEAQKRTEERLTRLEVTVAELAEAQKRTEKRLNELIEAQKHTEERLTRLEATVAELAEAQKRTEESLNQLATAHQVTRERLEGISNAVGYTLEDRALRSLPQRLLQEGVEVQEPLVRKYIRLRNKERQVNIYGLGKRNGQEVLIMGEAKVRPSRKEVERFLRLAHRLAEEEGRELFLVFVAYDFPPAMEAYLRDRGILPVWSYELSL
- a CDS encoding four helix bundle protein; protein product: MSWEDDFARWQESVPPSIRNDPLWRAEYYRLALFLYELVWDDIEHIRRDLRGKEIARQLIRSAGSVTANLEEAFGRGIDSADGQRVLRIALGECRETRGWYFRLRRLLPQATLAARLDILTRLIAMLTAVHTTYRRKHR
- a CDS encoding type III pantothenate kinase translates to MLLTIDVGNTNITLGLYQSETLGPRWRIATAHERMPDEFGLQFLGFLSHVGVSPSDLEGICLASVVPPLTDKIVEACRRYLEHDPLVVEAGVRTGVRLLYEDPRAVGADRVADAVAVQHLYGGPACVVDFGTATTFDAISAEGDYLGGAIAPGIGIAAEALFRRAAKLPRIELRRPPSSIGRNTVHAMQSGLLFGYVGLVEGMVARFRAELGPEMKVIATGGLAEIIAQETEVIDIINPWLTLDGLRLIWGLNQR
- a CDS encoding FHA domain-containing protein; the encoded protein is MMERTEEQGALLLAEGGWLDGQRWYLKGAMTIGRAPDCDIVIPDRQVSRRHARLIESPEGFLLEDLASKNGTYINGQRIALPTLLRDGDEVQIALAQKFYFLSSEATLPLEDVSPVWGRLRLDPASRRVWIGGREVMPPLSVAQFRLLQALYERPGEVVPRDDLIRAVWGEEAVGVSAQALDALVRRLRDRLAEANPTHAYIVSVRGHGLRLDNPPQ
- the panB gene encoding 3-methyl-2-oxobutanoate hydroxymethyltransferase; translation: MQSQSAAARKKVTVRTLRAKKRRGEPITMMTAYDYPSAVAVDRAGIDVILVGDSLGMVVLGYETTLPVTMEDMLHHARAVARGARYPLLVGDMPFMSYQVSMEEAVRNAGRFLQEAGMDAVKLEGGRERAETIRAIVGAGIPVMGHIGLTPQSVHQLGGFRAQGKTAQAAKKLLEDALILQDAGCFSLVLESVPAQLAQLITEKLEIPTVGIGAGPHCDGQVLVFHDLLGLFDRFTPRFVKQYAQLHAVVHDALVAFKEDVEQRRFPGPEHSVEMKAEEWERLMEMLQDA